From Camelina sativa cultivar DH55 chromosome 7, Cs, whole genome shotgun sequence, one genomic window encodes:
- the LOC104702475 gene encoding carboxyvinyl-carboxyphosphonate phosphorylmutase, chloroplastic produces the protein MSMLMVVKTTSLCFSSLNLTNSPRFRRNPRAARSVNPTARIQTRIHRLIEEQGIVLMPGCYDALSAAIVQQTGFSAGFISGYALSASLLGKPDFGLLTPPEMAATARSVCASAPNIPIIADADTGGGNALNVQRTVKDLIAAGAAGCFLEDQAWPKKCGHMRGKQVIPAEEHAAKIASARDAIGDSDFFLVARTDVRATSAKSGLEDAIARVNLYMEAGADASFVEAPRDDDELKEIGKRTKGYRVCNMIEGGVTPLHTPEELKEMGFHLIVHPLTALYASARALVDVLKTLKEKGSTRDHLQKMATFEEFNSLVDLDSWFELEARYSNLRNALGTTKS, from the exons ATGTCGATGTTAATGGTTGTCAAAACCACTTCGCTCTGTTTCAGCAGCTTAAACCTTACGAACTCACCAAGATTCCGACGAAACCCACGCGCGGCGAGATCGGTGAACCCGACGGCGAGAATCCAAACACGTATTCACCGTTTGATTGAAGAACAAGGCATTGTGCTTATGCCTGGATGCTACGACGCCTTATCCGCGGCTATAGTGCAGCAGACCGGGTTCTCCGCCGGTTTTATATCCGGTTACGCCTTATCCGCTTCTCTTTTGGGAAAACCCGACTTCGGTTTGCTAAC ACCGCCGGAGATGGCTGCGACGGCAAGGTCGGTGTGTGCGTCAGCTCCAAATATACCCATCATTGCAGATGCCG ATACCGGTGGAGGAAATGCGTTAAACGTTCAAAGAACTGTCAAGGATTTGATCGCAGCAGGTGCTGCTGGTTGCTTTCTTGAG GACCAAGCATGGCCAAAAAAGTGCG gtCATATGCGTGGTAAACAGGTGATACCAGCCGAAGAACATGCCGCCAAAATAGCATCAGCTCGTGACGCTATTGGAGATTCTGACTTCTTCCTTGTCGCCAGAACAGACGTACGTGCTACTTCTGCAAAATCAGGGCTTGAAGACGCCATTGCACGTGTTAATCTCTACATGGAG GCGGGAGCTGATGCTTCCTTTGTAGAAGCACCAAGAGACGACGATGAGCTCAAGGAAATTGGAAAACGAACAAAAGGTTATAGAGTTTGCAACATGATTGAAGGCGGAGTCACACCATTGCACACACCTGAGGAGCTTAAAGAAATGGGATTTCACTTGATCGTTCACCCTCTCACCGCACTTTATGCATCGGCTCGAGCTCTGGTTGATGTTCTCAAAActcttaaagaaaaaggaagcacTCGAGATCACTTGCAAAAGATGGCTACTTTTGAGGAGTTCAATAGTTTGGTGGATTTAGACTCATGGTTTGAGCTCGAAGCTCGCTACTCAAATCTTAGGAACGCTCTTGGGACAACTAAATCATGA
- the LOC109125490 gene encoding platelet glycoprotein Ib alpha chain-like — MWYIGECMFLIAQWDSSGGEKTDLDAIPIWTHLKGMPFDLMHRKGISLVAGLVGEPKEMDEFTKNLVSLSVAHVKVERNLNESLPSSVKVVRDSGEVITINVEYPWIPPTCSHCHEIGHIIIYCSLVTPSWTQKKQTTTTEKSKETASVNKSKGKLTTDSTKPTDIAGSSSVPPPLSDQQDSPSTLQLASEPIDVSTTSKPPSKPSPKKSSVPPPSLHQPAITTSNPYDILAPSPTTSKPKNPLNLSLLDPNLLNLSHPSSLTPICPSPSDIVIDTPVANPIVPIPEDKPPSCEGLPLSH, encoded by the coding sequence ATGTGGTATATTGGCGAGTGTATGTTCCTTATAGCTCAATGGGATTCTTCTGGTGGGGAGAAGACTGATCTTGATGCTATTCCTATATGGACCCACCTAAAAGGAATGCCATTTGACCTGATGCATCGTAAGGGTATTAGCTTAGTGGCAGGTTTAGTAGGAGAGCCAAAGGAAATGGATGAGTTCACAAAAAACCTAGTAAGCTTGTCAGTTGCGCATGTAAAAGTTGAAAGAAACCTTAATGAGTCTTTACCTTCCTCGGTTAAGGTTGTGCGGGACAGTGGAGAAGTCATCACAATTAATGTTGAATACCCCTGGATTCCTCCTACGTGCTCCCACTGTCACGAAATAGGACACATCATTATATATTGTTCTTTGGTGACTCCCTCTTGGACTCAAAAGAAGCAGACAACAACAACTGAAAAGTCGAAAGAAACTGCGTCAGTAAATAAAAGCAAAGGAAAGCTTACCACTGATTCCACCAAGCCTACTGATATTGCGGGTAGCTCATCTGTTCCACCACCTCTCTCTGATCAGCAAGACTCTCCTTCCACCTTGCAACTGGCTTCTGAACCTATTGATGTGTCTACTACCTCTAAACCTCCTTCTAAACCTAGTCCTAAAAAATCATCCGTTCCTCCACCTTCCTTACACCAACCCGCAATCACCACCTCCAACCCTTATGATATTTTAGCCCCCTCTCCTACCACCTCAAAGCCCAAAAACCCTCTCAACCTCTCCCTGCTTGATCCAAATCTCCTTAACCTATCACACCCTTCCTCTTTAACCCCTATTTGTCCCTCCCCATCTGATATAGTCATTGACACGCCAGTCGCTAACCCTATTGTTCCCATTCCTGAGGATAAGCCTCCTTCTTGTGAAGGGCTTCCTCTATCTCATTAA